The following proteins come from a genomic window of Winogradskyella sp. PC-19:
- a CDS encoding PD40 domain-containing protein — MIKFLVYKIFIVFLLCSNLSLGQNIKIKNIKLNNKLDHFSPVMLNGKMFYSRNLLTARGKLVKDRFGTQLFTLIEANVDTQGEFSQKKPVLGNRYGKKNISVATFTNDGRYMYFTTNALEVGDNNRKDFKTYNLQLQRAEYVKGKGWTNFTFLPFCNKDFNYGHPALSPDNKTLYFVSNIEGTKGRTDLYKVSVFEHRAYGNPEKLSESINSSRTELYPFISRGNILYFSSNRRNGIGGYDIYSYNLKETDETIIPKLLPEPINSVGEDFSFFLKEDGKSGFFTSRRLRGKGNDDIYYFTGF, encoded by the coding sequence GTGATTAAATTTTTAGTTTATAAAATTTTTATTGTTTTTTTACTTTGCTCTAATTTAAGTCTTGGGCAGAATATAAAAATAAAAAACATAAAGCTTAATAATAAACTAGACCATTTTTCTCCTGTCATGCTTAATGGTAAAATGTTTTATAGCCGTAATTTATTAACTGCTAGAGGGAAACTTGTTAAAGACCGTTTTGGAACTCAACTTTTTACGTTGATTGAAGCAAATGTTGATACTCAAGGAGAGTTCAGTCAAAAAAAACCAGTACTAGGTAATAGATATGGAAAAAAAAATATCTCTGTAGCGACTTTTACCAACGATGGACGGTATATGTACTTTACCACTAATGCTCTCGAAGTTGGAGATAATAACCGTAAAGATTTTAAAACCTATAACTTACAATTACAACGTGCAGAATATGTAAAAGGTAAAGGTTGGACAAATTTTACTTTTTTGCCGTTTTGTAATAAAGATTTTAATTACGGTCACCCAGCTCTAAGCCCAGATAATAAAACACTTTATTTTGTATCAAATATAGAGGGTACAAAAGGAAGAACTGATTTATATAAAGTTTCTGTTTTCGAGCATCGCGCTTATGGTAACCCCGAGAAATTAAGCGAATCTATAAATTCTTCAAGAACAGAATTATATCCTTTTATATCTAGGGGCAATATACTTTACTTTTCTTCTAATAGACGTAACGGAATAGGTGGCTATGATATTTATAGTTATAATCTTAAAGAAACAGACGAAACTATAATTCCCAAATTACTCCCAGAACCTATTAACAGTGTCGGTGAAGATTTTTCTTTCTTCTTAAAAGAAGATGGAAAGAGTGGCTTTTTTACCTCTAGAAGATTAAGAGGAAAAGGAAATGATGATATTTATTATTTTACTGGATTTTAG
- a CDS encoding ABC transporter ATP-binding protein, which translates to MNYFKQIIRFALPYKTYAVLNVICNIFYALFSGLSFMVLMPLLEVLFNPEAEKPTSKPVYEGFTEFGNYFSNSLNYYITDIAGSDASKALIFVIVLILSVFFLKNLFNYLAMYFITFLRNGVLKDLRNDLYDKTLELPVSFYSEKRKGDILARFGTDVLEIQHSFLSILELIFREPLTIIFTILFMLTISVKLTIFVFIFIPISGFIISLIGKSLKRKSDKVQKEQGTFLSILEETLGGLKVIKSYNSENNFASKFQNSTNRFFKFSNSLLNRTNLAKPTSEFLGIGVIGVLLWFGGRMVLVDGTLDGKQFIVFMGLAYNILTPAKAISKASYSVKKGNAAAERVLEILNTESPIKDKNNAKSKDDFNSEIGINNISFKYEDDLVLKDFTLKVPKGKSVALVGQSGSGKSTIANLVTRFYDVNQGDISIDGNDIRDLKKSSLRGLMGLVTQDSILFNDTVKNNILIGKEDASDDDVIEALKIANAWEFVKDLKGGLNFNIGDGGTKISGGQKQRLSIARAVLKNPPIMILDEATSALDTESERLVQVALENMMKNRTSIVIAHRLSTIQNADQIVVMSKGQIAEQGTHTELLAKDGVYKKLVEMQSFE; encoded by the coding sequence ATGAACTATTTTAAACAAATCATACGCTTTGCGCTGCCTTACAAAACATACGCGGTACTAAACGTTATATGTAATATTTTTTACGCTTTATTTTCGGGACTATCCTTTATGGTATTAATGCCATTATTAGAGGTTTTATTTAATCCTGAAGCCGAAAAGCCAACATCAAAACCAGTTTATGAAGGTTTTACAGAGTTTGGGAATTATTTCAGTAATAGCCTTAATTATTACATTACAGATATAGCTGGGTCTGATGCTTCTAAAGCGTTAATTTTTGTTATAGTACTCATATTAAGTGTTTTCTTTTTAAAGAATCTTTTCAACTATTTAGCGATGTATTTTATTACGTTTTTACGTAATGGTGTTCTTAAAGATTTACGTAACGACTTATATGACAAAACATTAGAGCTTCCAGTTTCATTTTATTCTGAAAAGCGTAAAGGTGATATTTTAGCTCGTTTTGGGACTGATGTATTAGAAATTCAACACTCTTTTCTTTCAATTTTAGAATTGATATTTAGAGAACCGTTAACTATAATATTCACAATTCTTTTCATGCTTACAATTAGTGTAAAGCTGACAATATTTGTGTTTATTTTTATTCCAATTTCGGGATTTATCATCTCACTGATTGGCAAAAGTCTTAAACGTAAATCCGATAAAGTTCAAAAGGAACAAGGCACTTTTTTATCTATTTTGGAAGAGACTTTAGGCGGACTTAAGGTTATAAAAAGTTATAATTCTGAAAATAATTTTGCATCAAAGTTTCAAAATTCTACAAATCGTTTTTTTAAATTTTCAAATTCATTATTAAACCGAACAAATCTAGCAAAACCAACAAGCGAATTTTTAGGAATCGGTGTTATTGGTGTTTTACTTTGGTTTGGTGGTCGTATGGTTTTAGTTGATGGCACATTAGACGGCAAACAGTTCATCGTATTTATGGGACTTGCCTACAACATCTTAACACCTGCAAAAGCAATTAGTAAAGCTAGTTACAGTGTTAAAAAAGGTAATGCTGCAGCAGAACGAGTTTTAGAGATTTTAAATACTGAATCTCCAATAAAAGATAAAAATAATGCTAAGTCCAAAGACGACTTTAATTCCGAAATTGGTATTAATAACATCTCTTTTAAATATGAAGACGATTTAGTTTTAAAGGATTTCACACTAAAAGTCCCAAAAGGAAAAAGTGTTGCACTTGTTGGACAGTCAGGTAGCGGAAAAAGTACCATTGCTAACTTGGTGACACGTTTTTACGATGTTAATCAAGGTGATATTTCTATCGATGGTAATGATATTCGTGATTTGAAAAAATCCTCACTTCGCGGATTAATGGGATTAGTTACTCAAGACTCAATTCTATTCAACGATACTGTAAAAAATAATATCCTTATTGGAAAAGAAGATGCATCTGATGACGACGTTATTGAAGCTTTAAAAATAGCTAATGCTTGGGAGTTTGTTAAAGATTTAAAAGGTGGCTTAAATTTTAATATTGGTGATGGTGGAACTAAGATTTCTGGTGGACAAAAGCAGCGTCTTAGTATTGCACGTGCAGTTTTAAAAAATCCACCGATTATGATTTTGGATGAGGCTACCTCAGCTCTAGATACTGAGAGTGAACGTTTAGTACAAGTAGCTTTAGAAAACATGATGAAAAACAGAACATCAATTGTTATTGCACATCGCTTATCTACTATTCAAAATGCAGATCAGATTGTTGTAATGTCAAAAGGTCAAATAGCCGAACAAGGTACACATACCGAACTTTTAGCAAAAGATGGTGTCTACAAAAAACTTGTTGAGATGCAGAGTTTTGAATAA
- a CDS encoding type B 50S ribosomal protein L31, with protein MRKGIHPENYRIVAFKDMSNDEVFLTKSTADTAEKIEVDGVEYPLVKLEISRTSHPYYTGKSKLVDTAGRIDKFKNKYAKFKK; from the coding sequence ATGAGAAAAGGTATACATCCAGAAAATTATAGAATAGTAGCATTTAAAGACATGTCTAACGATGAAGTGTTTTTAACTAAATCTACAGCCGATACAGCAGAAAAAATTGAGGTTGATGGCGTAGAGTATCCATTAGTAAAATTGGAAATTTCTAGAACATCTCATCCGTACTATACTGGTAAATCTAAATTAGTAGATACTGCTGGACGTATTGATAAGTTCAAAAACAAATATGCTAAATTCAAGAAATAA
- a CDS encoding GlmU family protein — protein MNYILFDGPNRNNLLPFTYTRPVADIRVGILTIREKWESYVDYTTTTITEDYLSEKFPMVEMEINTMINASFLPNTEIIALVKELKINQAIFKDEDVVAFCVEEGAEHDDFSNFEAIEFESDIIKIEHTWDIFSKNAEAISDDFELITKNRKSQPIPATVNTINPEQIFIEKGAKINFATLNASNGPIYIGRDAEVMEGSLVRGPFALCNNGVLKLGAKIYGPTTVGPFSKVGGEVNNSVIFGYSNKGHDGFLGNSVLGEWCNLGADTNNSNLKNNYAEVRLWDYNSEGFAKTGLQFCGLMMGDHSKCGINTMFNTGTVVGVSSNIFGSGFPRNFVPSFSWGGSKGFVTYKTNKAFEVSEVVMKRRNIAFSEMDKKILEHVFETTQKFRRD, from the coding sequence ATGAACTACATCCTTTTTGACGGTCCTAACAGAAACAACTTATTACCTTTTACTTATACAAGACCTGTTGCTGATATTAGAGTTGGTATTTTGACTATTAGAGAAAAGTGGGAGTCTTATGTAGATTACACCACTACTACCATTACCGAAGATTATTTGTCTGAAAAATTTCCGATGGTAGAGATGGAAATCAATACAATGATTAATGCATCTTTTTTACCAAACACCGAAATCATTGCGCTTGTAAAAGAGCTTAAAATAAATCAAGCTATTTTTAAAGATGAAGATGTAGTTGCTTTTTGTGTCGAAGAAGGCGCAGAACATGATGATTTTTCAAATTTTGAAGCTATTGAGTTTGAAAGTGATATTATTAAAATAGAACATACTTGGGATATTTTTTCAAAAAATGCAGAAGCTATTTCAGATGATTTTGAATTGATTACCAAAAACCGAAAATCACAACCAATTCCGGCCACAGTTAATACGATAAATCCTGAACAAATTTTTATCGAAAAAGGTGCTAAAATAAATTTTGCAACTCTTAATGCTAGTAATGGCCCAATTTATATTGGTCGAGACGCAGAAGTGATGGAAGGTAGTTTAGTTCGTGGACCGTTTGCACTTTGTAATAATGGTGTTTTAAAATTAGGAGCCAAAATTTATGGACCAACAACTGTTGGACCTTTCAGTAAAGTTGGTGGTGAAGTTAATAATTCGGTGATTTTTGGATACTCAAACAAAGGTCATGATGGATTTTTAGGTAATTCTGTACTTGGCGAATGGTGCAATTTAGGTGCTGATACTAATAATTCAAACTTAAAAAACAATTATGCAGAAGTTAGGTTATGGGATTATAATTCTGAGGGTTTTGCTAAGACAGGACTTCAGTTTTGTGGACTAATGATGGGTGATCATAGTAAATGTGGTATCAATACAATGTTTAATACTGGTACTGTTGTCGGTGTTAGTTCTAACATTTTTGGTAGTGGTTTCCCTCGTAATTTTGTACCAAGTTTTTCTTGGGGCGGAAGCAAAGGCTTTGTCACTTACAAAACAAATAAAGCCTTCGAAGTTTCGGAAGTTGTAATGAAACGTCGAAATATTGCTTTTTCTGAGATGGATAAAAAAATATTAGAGCATGTGTTTGAAACTACCCAAAAGTTTAGACGTGATTAA
- a CDS encoding phospho-sugar mutase, protein MLHIEPEILKKVNEWLTPTFDKETQEKVNHMVAGNPKELKESFYKNLEFGTGGMRGVMGVGNNRINKYTLGKNTQGLSNYLKQSFPDEQVKVAIAYDCRHNSKVFGKVVADVFSANGIQVFLFEDLRPTPELSFALKHLDCHCGIVLTASHNPPEYNGYKVYWQDGGQLVPPQDAEIISEINSLDYSEIKFESNADLIKYIGEDVDDVFINASVKNGSFDTSAEARNNLNIVFTSLHGTSIVSIPETLKRAGYNNVHIVQEQAEPNGDFPTVDSPNPEEPAALKMAMELAEKVNGDIVIGTDPDSDRVGIAVKNSEGKITLLNGNQTMIVMTEFLLKQWQNKGKLKGKEFIGSTIVSTPMMSVLADSYNTECKIGLTGFKWIAKMIKDFPELDFVGGGEESFGFMVGDFVRDKDAVTSTLLACEIAAQAKANSSSFYEELIKLYTKHGFYKERLISLTKKGIEGANEIKQMMVDARENPLKEVNGEKVVLIEDYKLSVAKNLQTHESSKLDIPESNVLIYYTENGSKIALRPSGTEPKIKFYISVNTELDNVSDFDKTEQLLESKIDAILKDMNI, encoded by the coding sequence ATGTTGCATATAGAACCAGAAATTTTAAAAAAAGTAAACGAATGGTTAACACCAACTTTTGACAAAGAAACTCAGGAGAAAGTAAACCATATGGTTGCTGGTAACCCAAAAGAACTTAAAGAAAGTTTTTATAAAAATTTAGAATTCGGAACTGGTGGTATGCGAGGTGTTATGGGTGTTGGTAACAACCGTATCAACAAATATACACTCGGCAAAAACACACAAGGTCTTAGTAATTATTTAAAGCAATCGTTTCCTGACGAACAAGTAAAAGTTGCAATTGCATATGATTGTAGACACAACAGTAAAGTCTTCGGAAAAGTAGTTGCAGATGTGTTTTCGGCTAATGGCATACAAGTTTTCTTATTTGAAGACTTACGCCCTACTCCAGAGCTATCTTTTGCTTTAAAACATTTAGATTGCCATTGCGGTATTGTATTGACTGCATCACATAATCCACCAGAATACAACGGTTACAAAGTGTATTGGCAAGATGGCGGACAATTGGTGCCTCCTCAAGATGCTGAAATCATTTCTGAAATAAATAGTCTTGATTATTCTGAAATAAAATTTGAATCAAATGCAGATTTAATAAAATACATTGGTGAAGATGTCGATGATGTATTCATAAATGCATCTGTAAAAAATGGAAGCTTTGATACATCAGCAGAAGCTCGAAACAATTTAAATATTGTTTTTACTTCTTTACACGGTACGTCAATTGTTTCGATTCCTGAGACTCTAAAACGTGCAGGATATAACAATGTTCATATTGTACAAGAACAAGCAGAACCGAATGGTGATTTCCCAACAGTTGATTCACCAAACCCAGAAGAACCTGCTGCTCTTAAAATGGCTATGGAATTAGCAGAGAAAGTTAATGGAGATATAGTTATTGGTACTGACCCAGATAGTGACCGCGTTGGTATTGCAGTAAAAAACTCAGAAGGTAAAATTACATTACTCAATGGTAACCAAACCATGATTGTAATGACAGAGTTCCTTTTAAAACAATGGCAGAATAAAGGTAAATTAAAAGGGAAAGAGTTTATTGGCTCTACAATAGTTTCAACACCAATGATGAGTGTTTTAGCGGATTCATATAACACAGAATGCAAAATTGGATTGACTGGTTTTAAATGGATTGCAAAAATGATTAAAGACTTCCCAGAACTCGATTTTGTAGGTGGTGGTGAAGAAAGTTTTGGTTTTATGGTTGGTGATTTTGTACGTGACAAAGATGCCGTTACGTCGACATTATTAGCTTGTGAAATCGCTGCACAAGCAAAAGCAAATAGTAGTTCATTTTATGAGGAATTAATCAAACTTTACACAAAGCATGGCTTTTATAAAGAGCGTTTAATTTCATTAACAAAAAAAGGTATTGAAGGTGCCAATGAAATCAAACAGATGATGGTTGATGCTAGAGAAAATCCTTTAAAAGAAGTCAACGGCGAAAAAGTTGTCCTAATCGAAGATTACAAATTATCAGTTGCAAAAAATCTTCAAACACATGAAAGTTCTAAGCTAGATATTCCTGAGTCTAATGTCTTGATATATTATACCGAAAATGGAAGTAAAATAGCTTTAAGACCTAGCGGAACAGAACCAAAAATAAAATTTTACATCAGTGTAAATACAGAACTAGACAATGTGTCTGATTTTGATAAAACGGAGCAATTGTTGGAATCTAAGATTGATGCTATTCTAAAAGACATGAATATTTAG
- a CDS encoding DUF4199 domain-containing protein: MEKSIKSNAINYGLYLGIALAAINILIYVIDIKLFNSLLLVAAIFISIIVFGVLSINSSKKILGGFISFKKAFTSYFITIALGLFISSTVYFLIFNVVDTEAAQILAEMQVENQVKMMENFGAPQESIDQAVVQLQENDPFSLGNQFLGYSIFLVIMSLIGLIVAAVTKKNDPNEA; this comes from the coding sequence ATGGAAAAATCAATTAAATCAAATGCCATCAATTATGGTCTATATTTAGGAATTGCGTTAGCAGCAATAAATATTCTAATTTATGTAATCGACATTAAACTTTTTAACAGTTTATTACTTGTTGCAGCGATATTTATTTCAATAATTGTGTTCGGAGTTTTGTCCATTAATTCATCTAAAAAAATATTAGGTGGCTTCATCTCATTTAAAAAAGCATTTACATCTTACTTCATAACAATTGCTTTAGGGCTATTTATAAGTTCGACTGTGTATTTTTTAATTTTTAATGTAGTAGATACGGAGGCTGCACAGATTCTAGCAGAAATGCAAGTTGAAAATCAAGTGAAAATGATGGAGAACTTTGGAGCTCCACAAGAGTCAATAGATCAAGCAGTAGTACAATTACAAGAAAATGACCCTTTCTCATTAGGAAATCAATTTTTAGGGTACTCTATTTTCCTTGTAATAATGAGTCTTATTGGTCTTATTGTAGCGGCAGTTACAAAAAAGAATGACCCTAACGAAGCTTAA
- a CDS encoding glycosyltransferase family 2 protein, protein MNISIVIPLLNEAESLTELHDWIVSVMQSNSFSYEILFIDDGSTDNSWQVISSLSKKDTNVKGIRFLKNFGKSQALHAGFAEVTGDVVITMDADLQDNPEEIPELYSMITEDNFDLVSGWKKKRYDSVIAKNLPSKLFNWAARRTSGVKLNDFNCGLKAYKNIVVKNIDVNGEMHRYIPVLAKNAGFTSIGEKIVKHQARKYGTTKFGMNRFINGFLDLITIWFLSRFGKRPMHLFGALGVIMFLIGFTFAFYMGIDKLFLNPSGRLITQRPTFYIALATMIIGTQSFIAGFLGELILRSKRDNKRYLIKENLNLD, encoded by the coding sequence ATGAATATATCTATAGTCATTCCGCTTCTAAATGAAGCCGAGTCGCTAACAGAATTACACGATTGGATTGTATCTGTGATGCAATCCAATTCGTTTTCTTATGAAATTCTGTTCATCGACGATGGCAGTACAGATAATTCATGGCAAGTTATTTCTTCGCTTTCTAAAAAAGATACCAATGTAAAGGGTATTAGATTTCTTAAAAACTTTGGTAAATCTCAAGCGCTTCATGCTGGTTTTGCAGAAGTCACTGGTGATGTCGTAATTACTATGGATGCTGACTTACAGGATAATCCTGAAGAAATCCCTGAATTATATAGTATGATAACCGAGGATAATTTTGATTTGGTTTCTGGTTGGAAAAAGAAACGTTACGATTCTGTAATTGCAAAAAATTTACCATCAAAACTATTTAATTGGGCAGCAAGACGCACTTCTGGTGTTAAGCTAAATGACTTTAATTGTGGTCTCAAAGCTTATAAGAATATCGTTGTAAAAAACATTGATGTTAACGGAGAAATGCATCGCTACATACCCGTATTAGCTAAAAATGCAGGCTTTACTTCTATTGGAGAAAAGATTGTAAAACACCAAGCCAGAAAATACGGAACAACAAAATTTGGAATGAATCGCTTTATCAATGGATTTTTAGACCTGATTACTATTTGGTTCTTATCGCGTTTTGGTAAAAGACCAATGCATTTGTTTGGCGCCTTAGGTGTGATTATGTTTTTAATAGGTTTTACGTTTGCATTTTACATGGGTATAGATAAGCTTTTTCTAAATCCTTCAGGTAGATTAATTACTCAAAGGCCAACTTTTTATATTGCGCTAGCAACAATGATTATTGGAACTCAATCCTTTATTGCTGGTTTTTTAGGAGAACTTATATTGCGCTCTAAAAGAGATAACAAACGCTACCTTATAAAAGAGAATTTAAATCTAGATTAA
- a CDS encoding RNA polymerase sigma factor encodes MTEELDLISRLQNDDTKETAFRELLSLYKERLYWHIRKIVINHDDTDDVLQNTFIKIFRSIDKFKGDSKLYSWMYRIATNESITHINKNAKRLKISNEEVQNNVINNLQADIYFEGNDIQIKLQKAIATLPQKQQLVFNMRYFDDMKYKDIANVLETSEGALKASYHIAAKKIQTFLTSD; translated from the coding sequence TTGACAGAAGAATTAGATTTAATATCACGTTTACAAAACGATGACACTAAAGAAACCGCTTTTAGAGAGTTATTATCTCTTTACAAAGAAAGGCTCTATTGGCATATTCGTAAAATTGTGATAAATCATGACGATACCGATGATGTACTTCAGAATACTTTTATTAAAATTTTCCGAAGTATAGATAAGTTCAAAGGAGATAGTAAGCTTTATTCTTGGATGTACCGAATAGCTACAAACGAATCGATTACACATATCAATAAAAATGCAAAACGATTAAAAATCTCTAACGAAGAAGTTCAGAATAACGTCATAAATAATTTGCAAGCCGATATTTACTTTGAAGGTAATGATATTCAAATCAAACTTCAGAAAGCTATTGCAACTTTACCGCAAAAACAACAATTAGTATTTAATATGCGCTATTTTGACGATATGAAATATAAAGATATTGCCAATGTATTAGAAACCAGCGAAGGTGCTTTAAAAGCTTCCTATCATATAGCAGCAAAAAAAATTCAAACCTTTTTAACCTCTGATTAG